In Candidatus Kapaibacterium sp., one genomic interval encodes:
- a CDS encoding deoxyhypusine synthase — MAERTDFLNPDMLVEHIDITKINTIPLVESMGKMAFQSRNLHRAATIFDMAVSDVNCCNYLTLAGSLVSAGLKKVVVDLLENNMVDAIVSTGANIVDQDFLEALGFKHYQGTPFVDDNDLRDLMIDRIYDTYIDEEDLRVCDMTIAEIANNLPPRPYSSREFIVEMGKWLVANNKGHGSIIRTAYEKGVPIFCPAFSDSSAGFGLVHHQYFRGNEVVSIDSAKDFLELTKTKIEVKTSSLFMIGGGVPKNFIQDVVVAAEVLGFEAEMHKYAVQITVADERDGGLSGSTLKEASSWGKVETTYEQMVFSEATIAVPLIASYVYHKGNWRPRTERRFNDMLDK; from the coding sequence ATGGCTGAAAGGACAGATTTTCTAAATCCTGATATGTTGGTAGAACATATTGACATAACAAAAATTAACACCATTCCATTGGTAGAATCAATGGGCAAAATGGCATTTCAATCACGCAATTTGCACCGTGCCGCAACGATTTTCGATATGGCAGTATCGGATGTGAATTGCTGCAACTATCTGACTTTAGCCGGCTCATTAGTTAGTGCAGGTCTGAAGAAAGTAGTAGTAGATTTGCTTGAGAACAACATGGTGGACGCAATAGTTTCCACAGGAGCAAATATCGTTGACCAAGACTTTTTGGAAGCACTCGGATTCAAGCACTACCAAGGCACTCCATTTGTGGACGACAACGACCTAAGAGATTTGATGATTGACCGCATTTACGACACATATATTGACGAAGAGGACTTACGCGTTTGCGATATGACAATAGCCGAAATCGCCAATAATTTGCCCCCGCGCCCATATAGTTCACGCGAATTTATCGTAGAAATGGGTAAATGGCTCGTTGCCAACAACAAAGGGCATGGCTCAATCATTCGTACCGCTTACGAAAAAGGCGTTCCCATTTTCTGTCCGGCATTTTCAGATTCATCCGCCGGATTCGGATTGGTGCATCATCAATATTTCCGCGGAAATGAAGTAGTTTCGATTGATTCCGCAAAAGATTTCCTCGAACTTACAAAAACAAAAATTGAAGTCAAAACCAGCAGTTTGTTCATGATAGGCGGCGGTGTACCAAAGAATTTCATCCAAGACGTAGTAGTCGCAGCCGAAGTATTGGGATTTGAAGCGGAAATGCACAAATACGCAGTTCAAATCACAGTTGCCGACGAACGCGACGGCGGGCTTTCGGGCTCAACGCTGAAAGAAGCCAGCTCATGGGGCAAAGTCGAAACAACTTACGAGCAAATGGTCTTTTCCGAAGCAACAATCGCCGTTCCACTAATCGCCAGCTACGTTTACCACA
- a CDS encoding rhomboid family intramembrane serine protease, whose protein sequence is MPIRNKNSIVFSRVFLLIVGIIYFVNYIYANILPDMLSLRPNDVLDNLMIWKLLTFPFTPGTIEAMLLFAMTFYFISPKLEEIVDQFRYPSWLFLLSILHGCAMTLIFWKTDVVIAGMEGVAFFVLTLYLFLKPKSMVEFMKFPPLSTVLFTAGLIFLWFGMKIVNVTGGINTQFIPQFSSALFGITLGALIYLQIRLASNHRSRSRVDRYDSDLKVPRPEELSVALISNTKLKKQYRTLEDELETELYSLLSDDPAENEEKLNEILDKIAVHGKDSLSPYENRFLEEYSKQL, encoded by the coding sequence ATGCCGATTAGAAATAAAAATAGTATTGTTTTCTCGAGGGTTTTCCTGCTAATAGTAGGGATAATCTACTTCGTAAATTATATCTACGCAAATATTTTGCCTGATATGCTCTCGCTCCGACCGAACGACGTGTTGGACAATTTGATGATTTGGAAGCTGCTCACGTTTCCATTTACTCCCGGGACAATAGAGGCGATGCTACTTTTTGCAATGACATTCTACTTCATTTCCCCAAAACTCGAAGAAATTGTTGACCAATTCCGCTATCCATCATGGCTGTTTCTGCTTTCCATTTTGCATGGATGCGCCATGACACTGATTTTCTGGAAAACTGATGTGGTAATCGCCGGAATGGAAGGAGTGGCATTTTTCGTGCTTACTCTGTACCTGTTTCTCAAGCCCAAGTCAATGGTGGAATTTATGAAATTTCCTCCACTTTCGACAGTTTTATTCACAGCCGGGCTGATTTTCCTTTGGTTCGGGATGAAAATAGTCAACGTCACAGGCGGAATCAATACACAATTTATACCACAATTTTCATCAGCACTCTTTGGGATTACACTCGGAGCATTGATATATTTGCAAATCAGATTAGCAAGCAACCACAGAAGCCGCAGCCGTGTGGACAGATATGATAGCGACTTGAAAGTCCCAAGACCCGAAGAGCTTTCGGTGGCACTGATTTCCAACACAAAATTGAAAAAGCAGTATAGAACTTTGGAAGATGAATTAGAAACTGAATTGTATTCGTTACTATCGGATGACCCTGCCGAAAACGAAGAAAAACTCAATGAAATACTCGACAAAATTGCCGTTCATGGCAAAGACTCTTTATCGCCTTATGAAAACAGGTTCTTGGAAGAGTATTCCAAGCAATTATGA
- the nuoE gene encoding NADH-quinone oxidoreductase subunit NuoE — protein MQIEFTTEELQEVQHHISKYPEKKAALMPVLWMAQKKWGWLSQDVMHYVGGLLDLPASHVEGVATFYTMYFKKPMGKYHIQVCTNVSCMLLKGKELYDYTSNKLGLKHNERSEDGMFSLEEVECMGACGGAPMIAVNEDFYEYMNNQKVDEVLDNLK, from the coding sequence ATGCAGATAGAGTTTACTACAGAAGAACTACAAGAAGTTCAGCACCACATATCGAAATATCCCGAAAAGAAAGCGGCACTAATGCCCGTATTATGGATGGCTCAAAAAAAATGGGGCTGGCTGTCGCAAGATGTAATGCACTACGTCGGCGGCTTACTCGATTTACCGGCATCTCATGTCGAGGGTGTTGCTACATTCTATACAATGTATTTCAAAAAACCCATGGGCAAATACCATATTCAAGTATGCACCAACGTATCTTGTATGTTGCTCAAAGGTAAGGAACTTTACGATTATACCTCGAACAAACTCGGACTCAAACACAACGAACGCTCGGAAGACGGAATGTTTTCGCTTGAGGAAGTCGAATGTATGGGTGCATGTGGCGGAGCGCCGATGATTGCAGTTAACGAAGACTTTTACGAATACATGAACAATCAAAAAGTTGATGAAGTTTTGGATAATTTGAAGTAA
- a CDS encoding squalene/phytoene synthase family protein, with the protein METIDQIQLANYENVEPPKLERSNFLYSFKLLPKEERNAITSVYAFCSYIDDIVDGSPNINNKSVQKKLDRLSWWENEIEKIYATRTLSPILFPFQAAIYRFDIPKQYFLTLIDGVRTDLIRNRYETFDELKHYCYSVAGIVGLISIEIFGHRYEETKNYAVNLGYALQMTNILRDVKHDKDRGYIYLPQEDLDRFGITESDIFEERYNDNFIEMMRFQTGRAREYFHKARTFLRPDEKPTIIAAEIMDSIYYRLLEKIELSEYDVFRRRIRVSALHKFMITMKHWLSVKMLINRTNK; encoded by the coding sequence ATGGAAACGATAGACCAAATACAACTTGCGAACTACGAAAATGTAGAGCCTCCAAAGCTGGAGCGTTCAAACTTTTTGTATTCTTTCAAGTTGTTGCCCAAAGAAGAGCGCAATGCTATCACTTCCGTTTATGCTTTTTGCAGCTATATTGACGATATAGTTGACGGCTCTCCAAACATCAACAACAAATCTGTCCAAAAGAAACTTGACCGATTGTCATGGTGGGAAAATGAAATCGAAAAAATTTACGCTACAAGGACATTATCACCGATACTATTTCCGTTCCAAGCGGCAATATACCGTTTCGACATCCCTAAGCAATACTTTCTGACTTTGATTGACGGTGTCCGCACTGATTTGATACGCAATCGTTACGAAACCTTCGACGAGCTAAAGCATTATTGCTATAGCGTGGCGGGAATTGTCGGACTAATTAGCATCGAAATCTTTGGGCACAGATACGAAGAAACCAAAAATTACGCAGTTAATCTCGGCTATGCATTGCAAATGACAAATATACTCCGCGATGTCAAACATGACAAAGACAGAGGCTATATCTATTTGCCGCAAGAAGACCTTGACAGATTCGGCATCACTGAAAGTGACATTTTCGAGGAACGATACAATGATAATTTTATCGAGATGATGCGTTTCCAAACAGGCAGAGCTCGGGAATATTTTCACAAAGCTCGTACTTTCTTGCGTCCGGACGAAAAACCGACTATAATCGCCGCTGAAATCATGGATTCAATATACTATCGATTACTCGAAAAAATCGAACTTTCCGAGTATGATGTCTTCAGACGTCGCATCAGAGTATCTGCTTTGCATAAGTTCATGATTACTATGAAACATTGGCTTTCGGTCAAAATGTTAATTAACCGAACCAATAAATGA
- a CDS encoding squalene/phytoene synthase family protein — translation MKIVADKKSLLELTLPDGGSFACTNIDDAYQFCQKIAKAHYENFPVGSVLIPQETRKYFYSVYSFARIADDIADELAFLDTEQRVQALQSFLAILTVDGDTHLTNPIAMALRDTMKAKNIPIAPFEKLIAAFISDIRFVQPATFHESLTYCSNSANPIGELVLRLFGEYNQQTMLYSDAICTGLQLVNFWQDISIDVPKGRIYIPKDICDKYSLDFSDFPKNLDDKNFEKSLEEIYNFTNNFFSFGKNLINCLIAKRLKLEIAITFESGVKMLEKLKKLEINVKHKRVSINKGDFPTIFYKAIRNHLL, via the coding sequence TTGAAAATAGTAGCCGATAAAAAGAGCCTTTTAGAACTGACTCTGCCTGATGGCGGCTCTTTTGCATGCACCAATATTGACGACGCCTATCAGTTTTGTCAAAAAATCGCTAAGGCTCATTATGAAAATTTCCCCGTTGGCTCGGTTTTAATCCCTCAAGAAACACGCAAATACTTCTACTCCGTATATTCATTCGCCCGAATAGCCGACGATATTGCCGATGAACTTGCTTTTTTGGATACGGAGCAAAGAGTTCAAGCTTTGCAATCATTTCTGGCAATTTTGACTGTAGATGGAGATACTCATCTGACAAATCCGATTGCTATGGCACTTCGCGATACTATGAAAGCCAAAAATATTCCAATCGCACCCTTCGAGAAGTTGATTGCAGCCTTCATTTCCGATATTCGATTTGTCCAACCGGCTACATTTCACGAATCTCTGACATATTGTTCAAATTCTGCAAATCCGATTGGCGAGCTCGTTTTGCGACTCTTTGGTGAATATAACCAACAAACAATGCTATATTCGGATGCAATTTGTACGGGGTTGCAATTGGTCAATTTTTGGCAAGACATCTCTATAGATGTCCCAAAAGGCAGGATATACATACCCAAAGACATTTGCGACAAGTACTCCTTAGACTTTTCGGATTTCCCGAAGAATTTAGATGACAAAAATTTTGAAAAAAGTTTGGAAGAAATCTATAATTTTACAAATAATTTTTTTTCATTTGGAAAAAACTTAATAAATTGCTTAATTGCAAAACGATTAAAGTTAGAAATTGCAATAACTTTTGAAAGTGGGGTAAAAATGTTAGAAAAGTTGAAAAAATTAGAGATAAATGTCAAACATAAACGTGTTAGCATAAATAAGGGAGATTTCCCGACGATATTTTATAAAGCAATTAGGAATCATTTGTTATAA
- a CDS encoding 2TM domain-containing protein, whose protein sequence is MSEKLYSKEDVDRILKRAIDASPSYSGSITESELLRIASELNIDPAQVRKAMTEDVAVNEFESAKEIYRKRKRSSFYEHLTAYVIVNGFLVGIDYMTPGISWSIFPILGWGIGLAFDFVDSFFPSEEKVEKGARKLMNSKKWKNILDNLIDAFNR, encoded by the coding sequence ATGAGTGAAAAATTATACAGTAAGGAAGATGTTGACCGGATTTTGAAGCGTGCTATTGATGCTTCGCCTTCCTATAGCGGCTCTATTACGGAATCCGAGCTATTACGCATTGCATCAGAACTAAACATTGACCCCGCTCAGGTACGGAAAGCAATGACTGAAGATGTTGCTGTCAACGAATTCGAAAGCGCCAAAGAAATATATCGCAAACGCAAACGTTCGTCGTTCTATGAGCATCTCACTGCGTATGTCATTGTAAATGGATTTTTAGTTGGGATTGATTACATGACTCCCGGAATTTCCTGGTCAATTTTCCCGATTCTGGGTTGGGGTATAGGCTTGGCTTTTGATTTCGTAGATAGCTTTTTCCCGAGCGAAGAAAAAGTCGAAAAGGGAGCCCGAAAGCTGATGAACAGCAAAAAATGGAAGAATATTCTCGATAATTTGATTGATGCATTCAATAGATGA
- a CDS encoding TonB-dependent receptor, with protein MKYIIYILLLFVVFSNEAFSHNHTIRGVVRTKNGDGNVIPSATVRIANTTLGTIANSRGEFVLRGIPDGKFKVLVSAIGYEPFSYDINFEHTDGDELEIEVGMVETNLTTPDLVVTATRSEKIYEDVPVKVSVLSSKVLESTSSVSLRDGLSFQPGLRIESNCQNCGTSEVKMNGLGGQYSQILIDSRPVFSSLNAVYGLEQIPSNMIDRIEIVRGGGSALYGGSAIAGVINIITRDPYLNSFEAGFNQSFTNNEKSDNTINLNTSVINDKQNMGVYLFGMNRTREAWDATGDGISDIPELKVTTFGARAFYKPDYQSRIGVQYHIVSDKRRGGNNFELPYHLSDLTEAINHITNAGQISYENFFGNYTKMSTYVSMQSTNRDNYYGANQDPNGYGTTDNSTFITGVQLSQVVPYFLGAEHIITAGYEFKYDNMSDKLSGYNLYLDQITREHGFYVQDDITMTDRISLVLGTRIDRHNFLDNFVVSPRASLLYKPWSTFTLRTSYSTGFRAPQAFNEDLHINLLAGDLQVIRMADDLKTEFSQNVNFSADYSFSIGDVPFAISTDLFYTHLDNVFVLEYVGLTEDNYLLLERRNGNVAEVQGITFELQTSMMNNFSFVAGMTYQQSKFDKSYAWFEEDDVIHTTDKLLKSPNLYGFISASKYFGKSWTLDMSAVISGPMFVPHFAGGITPDGSINTLNRLRETPAFVELNGKVSYIVSSAPFIEIGIGMHNIMNSFQTDKDRGVTRDPYYIYGPVRPRTTYFEMKTKL; from the coding sequence ATGAAATATATAATTTATATACTTTTATTATTTGTAGTTTTTTCAAATGAAGCATTTTCGCACAACCACACTATAAGAGGAGTCGTTCGGACTAAGAACGGCGACGGAAACGTAATACCGAGTGCGACGGTTAGAATTGCCAATACTACATTGGGTACCATTGCTAATAGCAGAGGTGAATTTGTGCTGAGAGGAATTCCTGACGGGAAATTCAAAGTCTTGGTTTCGGCAATCGGATATGAACCATTTTCGTATGACATCAATTTCGAGCATACTGACGGCGACGAATTGGAAATTGAAGTCGGAATGGTGGAAACCAATCTCACAACACCGGATTTGGTCGTTACGGCTACTCGCTCCGAAAAAATTTACGAGGACGTACCTGTGAAGGTTTCCGTTCTGTCGAGCAAAGTTCTCGAATCAACTTCATCGGTCAGCTTGCGTGACGGACTTAGCTTCCAACCCGGTTTGCGAATTGAATCTAATTGTCAGAATTGCGGAACGAGCGAAGTGAAAATGAACGGGCTGGGTGGACAGTATTCGCAAATTTTGATTGACAGCCGTCCTGTGTTTTCATCGCTCAATGCTGTTTACGGATTGGAACAAATCCCATCCAATATGATTGACCGCATCGAAATCGTTCGCGGTGGAGGCTCGGCTCTGTATGGTGGTAGTGCTATAGCAGGTGTAATCAATATTATCACTCGCGACCCATATCTCAATTCCTTCGAAGCCGGATTCAATCAATCATTCACAAATAATGAAAAATCGGATAATACAATCAATCTCAATACCTCGGTCATCAACGACAAACAAAATATGGGTGTTTATTTGTTTGGGATGAATCGCACACGCGAAGCATGGGACGCAACCGGCGACGGCATCAGCGATATTCCCGAACTGAAGGTAACTACTTTTGGGGCCCGTGCTTTCTATAAGCCCGATTACCAAAGCCGCATCGGTGTGCAATATCATATAGTTTCCGATAAACGCCGCGGAGGCAATAATTTTGAGCTTCCGTATCATCTATCGGATTTGACTGAAGCAATCAATCACATTACAAACGCCGGACAAATCAGCTACGAGAACTTTTTCGGTAATTATACCAAAATGTCCACTTACGTTTCGATGCAAAGCACTAACCGCGATAATTACTACGGAGCAAATCAAGACCCCAACGGCTATGGCACTACCGATAATTCTACATTCATAACGGGAGTTCAGCTATCGCAAGTTGTTCCATACTTTTTAGGTGCAGAGCATATCATCACCGCCGGGTATGAATTCAAATATGACAATATGAGTGACAAACTGTCGGGCTACAATCTTTATTTAGACCAAATCACTCGCGAGCACGGCTTTTATGTTCAAGATGACATTACTATGACTGACCGCATAAGCCTTGTTTTGGGTACAAGAATTGACCGTCACAACTTTTTAGATAATTTCGTAGTCAGCCCGAGAGCCAGTCTTTTGTACAAACCTTGGAGCACTTTTACCTTGCGTACAAGTTATTCAACAGGATTCAGAGCGCCACAGGCATTCAATGAAGATTTGCATATCAATTTGTTAGCCGGTGATTTGCAAGTTATCCGAATGGCTGATGATTTGAAAACTGAATTTTCGCAAAACGTGAATTTTTCAGCGGATTACTCATTTTCGATTGGCGATGTACCATTTGCAATATCTACGGACTTGTTCTACACACATCTTGATAATGTATTCGTGCTCGAATATGTTGGCTTAACTGAAGATAATTACCTGTTGCTCGAGCGTCGGAATGGCAATGTAGCCGAAGTACAGGGAATAACCTTTGAATTACAAACAAGCATGATGAACAATTTCTCCTTTGTAGCCGGAATGACTTACCAACAAAGCAAATTCGACAAATCCTACGCTTGGTTTGAGGAAGATGATGTAATTCATACTACAGATAAATTACTCAAAAGCCCAAATTTGTACGGTTTCATTTCAGCATCTAAATATTTCGGCAAATCGTGGACGCTTGACATGTCCGCAGTGATTTCCGGACCTATGTTTGTGCCGCATTTTGCAGGTGGCATCACACCGGACGGCTCAATCAATACATTAAACAGATTACGCGAAACACCTGCTTTCGTGGAATTAAACGGCAAAGTCTCATATATTGTGAGTTCTGCACCATTTATCGAAATCGGAATTGGGATGCATAATATTATGAACAGTTTCCAGACCGACAAAGACCGTGGTGTCACTCGTGACCCATATTACATCTATGGTCCGGTTCGCCCAAGAACAACCTATTTCGAGATGAAAACGAAGCTGTAA